The Sphingomonas naphthae nucleotide sequence GTTCGTGCTGAGCCCTTCGACTGCCTGCAAGGCAGGCGCTCAGGATAAACGTCATGCAGGGCATGAAGTCGAAGCACGGGGAGAGCCACGCGCTTGGGCCACGCCCTTCGACTGCGCTCAGGGCGAACGGGGGAGGGTGGCGTGATCCCCTGGACAGAGCTGCCCGGTAACGACACCACCGGCATCCTCCTGATCGCCGACCACGCCTCCGCCATTGTTCCCGAGGGCGTCGATCTCGGCGTTCCGCCCGAACTGATGCACGAACATGTCGCGATCGATATCGGTGTGGCCGATGTCGCCCGCGCGCTCGGCTATCCCGCGATCCTCGGCGGCGTCTCCCGCCTCGTCATCGATCTCAACCGCGAGGCGGATTCGCCCGGCCTCGTGCCCACCGAAAGCGATGGCCACACGATCCCCGGCAACATCGATGCGGACGTCGCCGATCGCATCACCCGCTGGTGGCGGCCCTATCACGACCATCTCGCCGCCCGCATCGCCGCCATGCGCCCGGCGCTGATCGTCTCGCTCCACAGCTTCACCCCCGGCCTGCGCTCGCGGCCCGGGGAGAAGCGGCCATGGCAGGTGGGCGTGCTCTACAATCAGGACGAACGCGCGCCCCGCATCGCCATCCCCCTGCTCCGCGCCGCCGGGATCGTTACC carries:
- a CDS encoding N-formylglutamate amidohydrolase, which gives rise to MIPWTELPGNDTTGILLIADHASAIVPEGVDLGVPPELMHEHVAIDIGVADVARALGYPAILGGVSRLVIDLNREADSPGLVPTESDGHTIPGNIDADVADRITRWWRPYHDHLAARIAAMRPALIVSLHSFTPGLRSRPGEKRPWQVGVLYNQDERAPRIAIPLLRAAGIVTGDNEPYSGKILNATMNRHAEGNGIPYLGFEVRQDLIGESEGVAQWAARLRPVIEATRVGLSG